From Peromyscus maniculatus bairdii isolate BWxNUB_F1_BW_parent chromosome 8, HU_Pman_BW_mat_3.1, whole genome shotgun sequence, a single genomic window includes:
- the Slc16a6 gene encoding monocarboxylate transporter 7 isoform X3 → MTEQNSKLPSQANVYTQVPDGGWGWAVAVSFFFVEVFTYGIIKSFGVFFNDLMDSFDESNSRISWIISICVFVLTFTAPLSTVLSNHFGHRLVVMAGGLLISTGMVAASFSQRVYHMYISIGVISGLGYCLSFLPTVTILSQYFDKRRSVVTAVASTGECFAVFAFAPAITALKEHIGWRYSLLFVGLLQLNIMVCGALLRPIIIKGPESPKTITLEPRREVQYMLENEKTRTSIDSIDSGVELTTSPKNVPNQANTEQEARAEQHQTLVVGPKHSPKKTPLLDFSILKDKGFICYALFGLFATLGFFAPSLYIIPLGISLGIDRDRAAFLLSTMAIAEVFGRIGAGFVLNREPIRKIYIELICVILLTVSLFAFTFATEFWGLMLCSVFFGTMVGTIGGTHIPLLAEDDVVGIERMSSAAGVYVFIQSISGLAGPPLAGLLVDQSKIYSRAFYSCAAGMLMAAVCLALVRPCKKGLCQHPHSGEHQTDSPHRKALQDIPEDFLEMDLGKCEHRVHMKADPV, encoded by the exons ATGACCGAACAGAATTCGAAGCTTCCTTCCCAAGCCAATGTGTATACCCAAGTGCCTGATGGAGGATGGGGCTGGGCAGtagctgtttcttttttcttcgtTGAAGTCTTTACCTATGGCATCATCAAGTCATTTGGTGTCTTCTTTAATGACTTAATGGACAGTTTTGATGAATCCAACAGCAGGATCTCATGGATAATAtcaatatgtgtgtttgtgttaacATTTACAG ctcccctctccaCAGTCCTGAGCAACCACTTTGGACATCGGCTGGTGGTGATGGCAGGAGGGCTGCTTATCAGCACGGGAATGGTTGCTGCCTCCTTCTCCCAGAGGGTCTACCACATGTACATCTCCATCGGGGTCATCTCGG GTTTGGGGTACTGCCTTAGTTTCCTCCCGACTGTCACCATTCTGTCACAGTACTTTGACAAAAGGCGTTCGGTAGTCACCGCGGTCGCTTCTACGGGAGAGTGCTTTGCTGTGTTTGCCTTCGCTCCAG CCATCACAGCTCTGAAGGAACACATTGGCTGGCGGTACAGCCTCCTCTTCGTGGGCCTCCTGCAACTGAACATCATGGTCTGCGGCGCCTTGCTTCGACCAATCATCATCAAAGGACCAGAGTCACCGAAAACAATCACCCTCGAACCCCGGAGAGAAGTGCAATACATGcttgaaaatgagaaaacaagaacCTCAATAGACTCCATCGACTCAGGAGTAGAACTAACTACCTCACCAAAAAATGTGCCTAATCAAGCTAATACGGAGCAGGAAGCCAGAGCTGAACAGCACCAGACCCTGGTGGTTGGTCCCAAGCACAGCCCGAAGAAAACCCCGCTGTTAGACTTTTCCATTTTGAAAGACAAAGGCTTCATCTGTTACGCATTGTTTGGCCTCTTTGCCACACTGGGCTTCTTTGCACCTTCCCTGTACATCATCCCCTTGGGTATTAGTCTAGGCATCGACCGAGACCGCGCTGCATTTTTACTATCTACGATGGCCATTGCTGAAGTGTTCGGAAGGATCGGGGCTGGCTTTGTCCTCAACAGAGAGCCCATTCGGAAGATCTACATTGAACTCATATGTGTCATTTTACTGACAGTGTCTCTCTTCGCCTTCACTTTTGCTACTGAATTCTGGGGTCTCATGTTGTGTAGTGTGTTTTTTGGCACTATGGTTGGGACCATAGGAGGGACCCACATCCCACTGTTGGCCGAGGATGACGTCGTTGGAATCGAGAGGATGTCATCTGCAGCTGGAGTCTATGTCTTCATTCAGAGCATTTCAGGGCTGGCGGGACCACCCTTGGCAG GCCTCCTGGTAGACCAGAGCAAGATCTACAGCCGGGCCTTCTACTCCTGCGCAGCAGGCATgctcatggctgctgtgtgcctCGCCCTGGTGAGACCCTGTAAAAAGGGCCTGTGCCAGCATCCTCATTCAGGTGAACACCAGACAGACAGCCCTCACAGGAAGGCGTTACAGGACATACCAGAAGACTTTCTGGAAATGGATCTTGGGAAATGTGAGCACAGGGTTCATATGAAAGCGGATCCAGTGTGA
- the Slc16a6 gene encoding monocarboxylate transporter 7 isoform X2, with protein sequence MKLPARHQSEMSERSRMTEQNSKLPSQANVYTQVPDGGWGWAVAVSFFFVEVFTYGIIKSFGVFFNDLMDSFDESNSRISWIISICVFVLTFTAPLSTVLSNHFGHRLVVMAGGLLISTGMVAASFSQRVYHMYISIGVISGLGYCLSFLPTVTILSQYFDKRRSVVTAVASTGECFAVFAFAPAITALKEHIGWRYSLLFVGLLQLNIMVCGALLRPIIIKGPESPKTITLEPRREVQYMLENEKTRTSIDSIDSGVELTTSPKNVPNQANTEQEARAEQHQTLVVGPKHSPKKTPLLDFSILKDKGFICYALFGLFATLGFFAPSLYIIPLGISLGIDRDRAAFLLSTMAIAEVFGRIGAGFVLNREPIRKIYIELICVILLTVSLFAFTFATEFWGLMLCSVFFGTMVGTIGGTHIPLLAEDDVVGIERMSSAAGVYVFIQSISGLAGPPLAGLLVDQSKIYSRAFYSCAAGMLMAAVCLALVRPCKKGLCQHPHSGEHQTDSPHRKALQDIPEDFLEMDLGKCEHRVHMKADPV encoded by the exons atgaagttgccTGCGCGTCACCAGAGCGAAATGTCAGAGAG ATCAAGAATGACCGAACAGAATTCGAAGCTTCCTTCCCAAGCCAATGTGTATACCCAAGTGCCTGATGGAGGATGGGGCTGGGCAGtagctgtttcttttttcttcgtTGAAGTCTTTACCTATGGCATCATCAAGTCATTTGGTGTCTTCTTTAATGACTTAATGGACAGTTTTGATGAATCCAACAGCAGGATCTCATGGATAATAtcaatatgtgtgtttgtgttaacATTTACAG ctcccctctccaCAGTCCTGAGCAACCACTTTGGACATCGGCTGGTGGTGATGGCAGGAGGGCTGCTTATCAGCACGGGAATGGTTGCTGCCTCCTTCTCCCAGAGGGTCTACCACATGTACATCTCCATCGGGGTCATCTCGG GTTTGGGGTACTGCCTTAGTTTCCTCCCGACTGTCACCATTCTGTCACAGTACTTTGACAAAAGGCGTTCGGTAGTCACCGCGGTCGCTTCTACGGGAGAGTGCTTTGCTGTGTTTGCCTTCGCTCCAG CCATCACAGCTCTGAAGGAACACATTGGCTGGCGGTACAGCCTCCTCTTCGTGGGCCTCCTGCAACTGAACATCATGGTCTGCGGCGCCTTGCTTCGACCAATCATCATCAAAGGACCAGAGTCACCGAAAACAATCACCCTCGAACCCCGGAGAGAAGTGCAATACATGcttgaaaatgagaaaacaagaacCTCAATAGACTCCATCGACTCAGGAGTAGAACTAACTACCTCACCAAAAAATGTGCCTAATCAAGCTAATACGGAGCAGGAAGCCAGAGCTGAACAGCACCAGACCCTGGTGGTTGGTCCCAAGCACAGCCCGAAGAAAACCCCGCTGTTAGACTTTTCCATTTTGAAAGACAAAGGCTTCATCTGTTACGCATTGTTTGGCCTCTTTGCCACACTGGGCTTCTTTGCACCTTCCCTGTACATCATCCCCTTGGGTATTAGTCTAGGCATCGACCGAGACCGCGCTGCATTTTTACTATCTACGATGGCCATTGCTGAAGTGTTCGGAAGGATCGGGGCTGGCTTTGTCCTCAACAGAGAGCCCATTCGGAAGATCTACATTGAACTCATATGTGTCATTTTACTGACAGTGTCTCTCTTCGCCTTCACTTTTGCTACTGAATTCTGGGGTCTCATGTTGTGTAGTGTGTTTTTTGGCACTATGGTTGGGACCATAGGAGGGACCCACATCCCACTGTTGGCCGAGGATGACGTCGTTGGAATCGAGAGGATGTCATCTGCAGCTGGAGTCTATGTCTTCATTCAGAGCATTTCAGGGCTGGCGGGACCACCCTTGGCAG GCCTCCTGGTAGACCAGAGCAAGATCTACAGCCGGGCCTTCTACTCCTGCGCAGCAGGCATgctcatggctgctgtgtgcctCGCCCTGGTGAGACCCTGTAAAAAGGGCCTGTGCCAGCATCCTCATTCAGGTGAACACCAGACAGACAGCCCTCACAGGAAGGCGTTACAGGACATACCAGAAGACTTTCTGGAAATGGATCTTGGGAAATGTGAGCACAGGGTTCATATGAAAGCGGATCCAGTGTGA
- the Slc16a6 gene encoding monocarboxylate transporter 7 isoform X1: MVRGGAPPRPAETGCSRSRMTEQNSKLPSQANVYTQVPDGGWGWAVAVSFFFVEVFTYGIIKSFGVFFNDLMDSFDESNSRISWIISICVFVLTFTAPLSTVLSNHFGHRLVVMAGGLLISTGMVAASFSQRVYHMYISIGVISGLGYCLSFLPTVTILSQYFDKRRSVVTAVASTGECFAVFAFAPAITALKEHIGWRYSLLFVGLLQLNIMVCGALLRPIIIKGPESPKTITLEPRREVQYMLENEKTRTSIDSIDSGVELTTSPKNVPNQANTEQEARAEQHQTLVVGPKHSPKKTPLLDFSILKDKGFICYALFGLFATLGFFAPSLYIIPLGISLGIDRDRAAFLLSTMAIAEVFGRIGAGFVLNREPIRKIYIELICVILLTVSLFAFTFATEFWGLMLCSVFFGTMVGTIGGTHIPLLAEDDVVGIERMSSAAGVYVFIQSISGLAGPPLAGLLVDQSKIYSRAFYSCAAGMLMAAVCLALVRPCKKGLCQHPHSGEHQTDSPHRKALQDIPEDFLEMDLGKCEHRVHMKADPV; encoded by the exons ATGGTCCGCGGCGGCGCGCCCCCGAGGCCGGCGGAGACCGGCTGCAGCCG ATCAAGAATGACCGAACAGAATTCGAAGCTTCCTTCCCAAGCCAATGTGTATACCCAAGTGCCTGATGGAGGATGGGGCTGGGCAGtagctgtttcttttttcttcgtTGAAGTCTTTACCTATGGCATCATCAAGTCATTTGGTGTCTTCTTTAATGACTTAATGGACAGTTTTGATGAATCCAACAGCAGGATCTCATGGATAATAtcaatatgtgtgtttgtgttaacATTTACAG ctcccctctccaCAGTCCTGAGCAACCACTTTGGACATCGGCTGGTGGTGATGGCAGGAGGGCTGCTTATCAGCACGGGAATGGTTGCTGCCTCCTTCTCCCAGAGGGTCTACCACATGTACATCTCCATCGGGGTCATCTCGG GTTTGGGGTACTGCCTTAGTTTCCTCCCGACTGTCACCATTCTGTCACAGTACTTTGACAAAAGGCGTTCGGTAGTCACCGCGGTCGCTTCTACGGGAGAGTGCTTTGCTGTGTTTGCCTTCGCTCCAG CCATCACAGCTCTGAAGGAACACATTGGCTGGCGGTACAGCCTCCTCTTCGTGGGCCTCCTGCAACTGAACATCATGGTCTGCGGCGCCTTGCTTCGACCAATCATCATCAAAGGACCAGAGTCACCGAAAACAATCACCCTCGAACCCCGGAGAGAAGTGCAATACATGcttgaaaatgagaaaacaagaacCTCAATAGACTCCATCGACTCAGGAGTAGAACTAACTACCTCACCAAAAAATGTGCCTAATCAAGCTAATACGGAGCAGGAAGCCAGAGCTGAACAGCACCAGACCCTGGTGGTTGGTCCCAAGCACAGCCCGAAGAAAACCCCGCTGTTAGACTTTTCCATTTTGAAAGACAAAGGCTTCATCTGTTACGCATTGTTTGGCCTCTTTGCCACACTGGGCTTCTTTGCACCTTCCCTGTACATCATCCCCTTGGGTATTAGTCTAGGCATCGACCGAGACCGCGCTGCATTTTTACTATCTACGATGGCCATTGCTGAAGTGTTCGGAAGGATCGGGGCTGGCTTTGTCCTCAACAGAGAGCCCATTCGGAAGATCTACATTGAACTCATATGTGTCATTTTACTGACAGTGTCTCTCTTCGCCTTCACTTTTGCTACTGAATTCTGGGGTCTCATGTTGTGTAGTGTGTTTTTTGGCACTATGGTTGGGACCATAGGAGGGACCCACATCCCACTGTTGGCCGAGGATGACGTCGTTGGAATCGAGAGGATGTCATCTGCAGCTGGAGTCTATGTCTTCATTCAGAGCATTTCAGGGCTGGCGGGACCACCCTTGGCAG GCCTCCTGGTAGACCAGAGCAAGATCTACAGCCGGGCCTTCTACTCCTGCGCAGCAGGCATgctcatggctgctgtgtgcctCGCCCTGGTGAGACCCTGTAAAAAGGGCCTGTGCCAGCATCCTCATTCAGGTGAACACCAGACAGACAGCCCTCACAGGAAGGCGTTACAGGACATACCAGAAGACTTTCTGGAAATGGATCTTGGGAAATGTGAGCACAGGGTTCATATGAAAGCGGATCCAGTGTGA